GTAATCCGAGGCTGTTTCAATCACATCTGAGAACATGTTTCTACCCAGGCCTTTATCAATAACCATCGTCATCCCGCGTTCCATGACCCCGTAGGTGTCGTGGTCTTTTTTGCCGTGTTCGGGATTTTCGCGCAGCCCGCTCGGATCACATATCTCCATGGGCCAAACTGTTCGCAGAGAACTGTTCATTCTAGGATCTCCTCAATTCTTTTTGATTTAGTCGTTTAATCCAATGACATTGGCATAATATGCTCATACCCATTGACAGGTGCCCATCTTTTGTCATAGGGATTCGTCACGGTCATCCGATCTGCCGAGGCGGTTTAATCAAAAAGAACACCAAACCTAGAGTAACCAAAGATAGTGAAGACACGGTTATAAAAACAACCTGATCCGATTTATCCATCATCCACCCGAACAAGGGCGGCCCTGCTGCAACTCCCAAAAATCGCAAGCTATTATAAAGGGATGTAATCATCCCTCGCTCACTTTTCTCAACTGCACCGGTGATCATCGTATTCAGGCAAGGAAGAAGCATTCCGGTTCCGATACAGCTGACTGTCAGCAGCCCGATAAACACATAAATGTTCTTAAAAAAGAAAAGTGTAGCTGCCAGAGACAGGGTCATGGCAATCAGCCCGATATTCATCAGCCAACGAATCAACAGGCCATTCTTCTTGATCAAGCTTCCCGTCGTATAGGAAGTGATAACCATCCCAAGTAATGGAATGGCCAAAATCAAGCCCTTCACGACCCCGTCAATGTTATAAGGCTTGTCTTCAAGAATGTTGGATAGATAAAACAGTATGCCAAACAAAATGAATAGCCCCAGCGAACCGGCAAAAAAAGCAGTGATGAGCCAGCGGCCTTTTTCTTTAAAGATGTCCCCGATTTTTCCAAGGTACTTCCTTAGTTCTTGCTTTGAATGTTGTTTTGATTCTTTGATCATAAAAATGACGGCCAACAACGATAGTGCACAGAACACGGGAAATGCAAAGAAGGAAGCATACCATACGATCAGCATAAGCAGGGAGCCGATGATCGGGCTGAGTACCTTGCCGGCGCCATTGGAGGCTTCGATTAGTCCCAGTGCCTTGCTCTCTGTCCCGCCATCGTATAAATCGCCGACGAGCGCCATGGCAATCGGTGCTGTTCCGGCGGCCGCTAGCCCCTGAATCGCCCTCGCGGTAATAATCACCCCAAAAGAGTTCCAAATAGCACCGAATCCTGCCAGAATACCGGCACCTCCATATATGATCAGGGCGGGTATAATAATAACTTTGCGTCCAAATCGATCGGACAAATAACCAATAATCGGAATAAATAAGCCAGCTGCCAAGGAGAAAATCGTGATGATCAAGCTGCTTTGGAATTTACTGATACCCAGTTCCCTTTGCATTTCAGGAAGCCCCGGAACTAGCATGGAATTGCCAAAAACGAGCACGATCGGGATCGTTGCCAGTGCGATAAATTCCCACACTTGACCCTTTGAACCGGTAGAAGTTTTTGATTTTCCGGTGGATTCGCTGTCTTGTGTCTCCTCGGAGTCGGTCTGCAGGTCGATATCGCTATGAAAGCTGATATTCAGTTTTCGCTTTTTGGTCTTCTCCATGGTATCGCTCCTCGGACTTGAAGTTCGTGTAGAACAGAACATTTTCTTTATTTCCATGCTTCCTAATTATCACCACATCCGGATTTAATATTCCATCGCTGCTGCTGAATCCATTAGAGGATTTGAGCACTCCTTGGTTTTGGGCAAATATACTGTTACTAAAATAGCCCATTATGCCGGGGAAAAGGGGATACGACATGCCGATACAGATTATTCAAGGACACCATCACACCTTGGACGCATCACACATCAATATTGTAATTGATGTTATAAGGGCTTTTACCGTAGCGCACTATGCCTTTATCCATGGGGTTCAGGGTATCATTCTGGCAGGAACTCTGGACGATGCCTTGCGTCTAAAGAAAATCTATCCTGACTTTTTATTGGCGGGAGAGATACAGGGTCTGCCGATTCCGGGGTTTGAGCTGGATAATTCGCCTGCGCGTTTACATGGCTTCGATCTTCGGGAGAAATTTCTGATCCAAAAGACTACCAATGGAGTTACAGCCACCCTAAACGCATTGAGCACCGAGCATCTATTCGTTACCGGGTTCACAAATGCAAGAACAACCGCAGAGTTTATAAAGAGGAACTTATTAAAAGACGATGACATGACGATTAATGTAATTGCTTCGCATCCGTCAGGGGATGATGATCTGGCCTGCGCACAATATATATCGGAAATTCTCCAAGACACTAATCGTATATCTGCCGAACAAACCATTGAGCGAATTCGAAAGTCAGAAGCGGCCGGGAAGTTTTACGATATTGAAAGACCGGAATTTTTACAGGAGGATATTTCGTTTTGCATCCAAGAGATCCCTTCCGATTTTGTAATGAAAGTGAATCTGAACAAAAACCATCCGTTGATTGAAAGGCTCCAGGTGGGGGTCTTTAATCACTGATTATGCCAGGTACCGCTTGTGAGTTTCTGATTCCTCTTCATAAGGGTATAATTTACATTGATAAAAGAACGAATGTTCGCATATAATACAAACAAACGTTCCCGTCGATGAGGTGGTTAATGATGTTGAGTATTGGGTTGAAACCAGATGAAACCCAACTGGTGAAGGATTATATTTTATTACCCCTTTTACTTGATGTGTTAGAGCATGACCGTTCGATCCTATGTAGAGCAGATTTAAAGACCCCGGAGCTAACGAATGCGATGATCGACCATTTGCAGGCAGCTGCATTATCCGATTTAGCTCTGGCTCGCAGGAAAATGCGTGAATACGCCATTAAGGTTTACGAGGATCGAAAAACAAAGCTTGGCATTGAGGTTGAATTCATCTGCAGGGGTATCATCACAAGCTGTCTATACTGTGGGGGCTAATTGAGGCAGAGATCGAGCAGAGATCGTACACCTACCTGGGGCTGAAAATCGCAGATAAGGGGAGTTCGCTGTGAAATCATCTAACCGAGTGATCATGTTAGGGGATTGCCAGTCCTTTTATGCATCTGTTGAGAAAGCAGACCATCCCGAGTATAAAAACCGCCCTTTGGTCGTTGCAGGGGATCCGGAAAGACGTTCAGGCATCGTGTTGGCTGCTTGTCCGCTCGCTAAAGCAAAAGGAATAACGACGGCAGAGCGATTAGGAGAGGCACTATCCAAGTGTCCCGACCTTGTCGTCATCAAACCCAGGATGCAGAAGTATATTGACGTCTCGATGCAAATCACGGAGATATACAAGAGTTATACCGATTTAGTTGAGCCTTACAGTATCGACGAGCAATTTTTAGACGTTACCGGTTCGCTGCATCTGTTCGGCACACCGGATGAGTTAGCCAGAACCATTCAGCGTCATGTCATGGATGCCACGGGTGTGTACGCTCGCTTCGGCATCGGCGAAACCAAAATCCTGGCTAAAACCGCCTGTGATAACTACGCCAAGAAAAATCCGTCCGGCATCTACACGTTGTCCAAGGACTCGCTTCCGGATACCCTCTGGAAACTGCCCGTCAGCTGCATGTTTATGGCCGGCAGCAAGATGACCCGCCACTTTAACGTCATGGGGCTGCCCACGATCGGCAGCGTGGCTCAGACGCCTCTTGCTAAATTGAAGCAGATGATGCGCCGTAAATTCGGTAAAAATTCCGATATTTCAGCCGAGATGTACTGGCGAATTGCCAACGGAATCGATGATAGCCCGGTAAGGCCAGGCACGCACCAGGTTGACCCTAAATCGGTTGGACACATGATGACCCTCCCTCGCGATTATACCAAGCTGGAAGAAATCAAGGTCGTACTGCTGGAGCTGACGGAGTTGGTTTGCCAGCGATGCCGCGGTCTTGGTTTTATGGGGCATGTGGTGTCGGTCGGTTGTATGGGGGCAGACTTTGACCGCCCTACGGGATTTAGCCGACAAATGAAGATGGAGGATCCATCGAATATTACGAATCAGGTTTACCGCTGGGCATGCCGGCTGCTTGAAACGTATTGGGACGGCCTGCCGATTCGGCGGGTCGGTATTAGCTTGTCACAGTTTTCCCCGGACACGGAATACCAATTGTCATTGTTTGATACCGGACGGGAGCGGTCGATGGCACTTGAACGGGTGACCGATGCCCTGAAAAATAAATACGGGAATTCGATTGTGATCCGAGCCGTATCCAAAACGGACGCAGGCCAAGCGCTGGATCGATCAGCCAAGATAGGAGGACACTATAAATGACAACACGAAAAAAGCTTGAGGGCAATGGGCTGTGGGAATCCAGTCGGATGATGCTGCCGGAACACAAAGAAACCATCATTCGCAGGCAACTGGAAGAAGGCCGGAAAGGCCGGCCGACGCTGGATCCGCAAGAAATGGAATTAATCGAGGGGGCCATCGCCGAGTCATTTCATGAACACCGTATGATTACCGTAAGGCTATTCGATGAATATGAGGACACGGAATTGACAGGAATTGTCGTGCTGATCCATACGTTTAGACGGGAGATCAAACTATCCATGGCCGAAGAGGAATCGCGTTGGATTAAAATTGACGAGATCATTTCAGCAGGATCATGATGTATAAAGCTAAACCCAGCGTGAGATGAACGCACATTAAATACCTCTGATCTCGATCAGAGGTATTTTGGTATCTATGTTACTGCATATTGGTTTAATGCGATGCTTGCTCTCCTAAATAAAAATCAGATCGAGAAAAGAATCGAGAAGATGGGTTGGATGATCCAGTCCCTTTTCCGGTTCCGTATGCTGGGCTGAATTCAATTCAACCAAGCCATGAATGAACGCATACATGATGGCGGTTGATTCGGTTGGGGGTTTCCGAATGTTCTCTGCCTTTTCTAAACACGTTTCTACAAGCTTAAATATCTCAAAAGCAGAATGATAAAGATCAGGATACAACTCCTTATCCCATTGCTTTCGGAACATCAAGCGGTAATGCTCCTGATGGTTGATACCAAATTCAAAATACGTACACAAAATAGCATATATAAGTTTTCGCGAATCGTTTGTGCTTTCCATTGTTTTTCGAATCGTGCTGGTCAGCATCTCAAAATTTTCAACCGCAACAGCCGCCAGCAAGTCTTCCTTATTTTTGAAATGTCTGTACATGGCACTGCGGGACAAGTTCATTTCTTTACCAAGCTCGCGCATGCTGACAGCATCAATGCCTTGTCGATCAATCATTTGTCTGGTGATATGAATCAGCTTTTGTTTGGTATCGTTCATAATATCCTCTTAAGATATGGATTGTAATTTCATGTCTTAAATTTTACACCAACACTGTTGACAGTGTCAACTTTGCAGGTATATAATCACCGTATGTTGACACTGTCAACGTATGAAATACCAAAATAGGAGCGTGGTTAGGAATGAGTCCACAGAAACAAACGGTGATCGTAACAGGCGGGAACTCTGGTTTAGGATATGAATGCGCTAAGATATTAGCTAGGCATGACAAAAGTTATCATGTGGTGATCGCCTGCCGCGACGCTGCTAAAGCCAATCAAGCAGTAGATGCGTTAATTCAAGAAACCAATAATAAAAACATAACCTTTTTGGAGCTCGATCTTTCATCTATGGCATCCATAAGAGGTTTTATAAGCAAGTTTACACAAATGGATTACCCGCCTTTATATGCACTTGTATGCAATGCAGGCGTACAGTTTATCGATAAAACGCATTATACGAAAGATGGGTTTGAAGCTACCTTTGGCGTAAATCATCTTGGACATTTCCTCCTGGCTAATATGCTGCTTGGACAAATAACGCAGTCCGGCAGAATCGTGTTAGTCAGCAGCGGAACCCATGATCCATTGAAAAAGACAGGAATGCCTGCACCTGATTTTGTAGATCCCCAATTATTAGCCTATCCTGACCAGGCGAGCTCGAGCGAAGCTATATCTCTCATTGGCAGACGGCGCTACACGACTTCAAAGTTATGTAATTTATATTTCACCTACGAGTTGGCCAATCGAATAAAGCAGCAAACCCAAAAGAATATTACCGTAAATGCTTTCGATCCGGGAATGATGCCAGGCACGGGCCTTGCTCAAAGCTATACGCCGATTATGAGATTTGTTTGGAACTATCTTATGCCTGTTTTAACGCTATTTTACCCTAACGTGAATACGGTGCGTCAGTCCGGGAAAGCATTGGCTGCTCTAGTAACCGATAGCAAGTTTAACCAAACGACAGGGAAATATTTTGAAGGTACCAAACAAATAAAATCATCCGAACTTTCTTATAACAATGAAAATAGGAAACAGTTATGGGAGGTTAGTGTAGCGTTGACCAGTTTGAATCAAACGGAGACAATTTTAGAAACAGGGATATAACTCGCCCCATGATCTGATCTCCGAACAAGCCTAATGGACGGGATTGAATCCCCAACATGGAAAACGGCTCCCCTTGCCCAGATCATTGGACAAGAAGAGCCGAAGTATAGCGTGAGACGTTATGGTTTCATTTTTATCCGTTTGCGACCTAACCATACACCGAAAGCGATCAACCCGAGGCCAGCCAAATAGAATGGATAAGGGCTCGCTTCACCGGTTTTTGGAAGCATCGGAACCGTCGTTTGCGGTGTCGAGGTCTTCTCTGATGGAGCTGGTGCTTCCGGCTTCTGAGGCTCAGGCTCGACGCCTCCTCGCGGAATATCCTCTTCGCTAATATCAACGGTTGGTGTTTCCGGCTCTGTCGGAGGCGTTTGAGGCGTTTGCGGCGTTGTTGGTTCGCCTCTTGGAACATCCTCGTCTGGCACCTCTACTTCACCGGTCGGATTGCCCGGATCGGTTGGGTTCCCCGGGTTACCCGGATCCGTTGGATTGCCCGGATCGGTTGGGTTCCCTGGGTTACCAGGATCCGTTGGATTGCCCGGATCGGTCGGGTTCCCTGGGTTACCCGGATCCGTTGGATTGCCCGGATCGGTCGGGTTCCCTGGGTTACCCGGATCCGTCGGATTGCCCGGGTCTGTTGGGTTCCCTGGGTTACCCGGGTCTGTCGGGTCTGTCGGATCCGTAGGCTCGTCAGGTGTAACCGGCTCTTCCTTGCGGTTCGTTACGATCATTTTCTTCACATTGCCTTGATCCTTGATGCTGGAATCAATCGTTACGTCCCACGTCGTTTGCTCGATTTTATATCCTTCTGGAGCGGCCAGCTCCTCCAAAATATACTCGTCGTAGAGCAGCTTCGTAAAGAGGATCTTGCCTTCCTCATCGGTGGTTTTTACGATCGGTGTTCGTTTGCCTGCCTTGTCGTAAAGCGCAAACTTTGCTCCCGCCAGCGGCTTCGTCTGATCATCCTGATCCACCTTCGTTACTTCCAGGCTGCCCGTTACGCCGCCTCCCGAACCTGAGCCGGAGGAAGTACGGACAATAACCTCTTCCGTCGTTTCCCGAATCTCCGTCTTCAGCTGATCTCCTTCAAGAGCCACCTTATTTTGAACAGCCTCTTTATCTTCAGCGATAGCGAACGACTGATATTCCAAAATATAAGCCGTTGAGATATCACCCGTGAACTTTAATTCGAAGGTCTCTTGATCTCCCTCAAGCCTATTAATGTTTAAGGTGTAATCCTTCCCTTTTGTCAGCTCTTGAGCTTTTTCCGCTTTTCCATTTGCGTCGATCTTGGTTGTATACAAGTTGAAGGAATCCTCGATCAAGATTTGGTTCGCACTTGGATAGTCGATTATTTTAGCGTTGGAAATATGCGACTGACCTTCATTGATTCGAATCACCCAGTCGATTTTGTTTCCATTTTGGGCGCCGCTTTTCTTCACATATTCGCCGCCGTGTGGAATCGTTACGCTGGCGTTCCAGGTCGCTTTTTTAGCGCTGCCATCCAGCAGTACGGCGGTATTGTCGATTTTGTTGACAATCAATGTGTCTTCCAGCGATGTTTTGAATTCAATCCAGTATGCTGATGAGATCGGGCTGGTAAACCGAACGGACAACTGGTTTCCGTTAGCTTCTGATGGTTCAGTCACTGCATATTGTTCAGCTGGAACTAGCGAGCCCTTCTGAGCGCCATTCCGTCCCCCGGTCAACTCCATCTCGTATACCTTGACCGAATTCGGCACAAGCTTCTGCTGGTGCTTCAGGGCATCGGTTACGATCGCTTCGTTAAGCGAATCGAGATTATAATTCATCTTGATATTCCACGTCACTTCTTTGTCGACAGGATTGTAGCTGCCGTCTTTACCGCCGTTATTTTTCGTATAATCGTCAGCGGAGAAGCTTGCATCCCGCTCAATCGGCCCTCTGCTCTTGCCTTCTTCAACCCATGTCATCGAGGCTCTGTTCAAAAAGTCCCGTTTGCGATCCTTCAGCCAGCCGATGTTAAACTTCGTTTCATATTCAATCGTATAAGTGGCGTCAATCTTGGAGAATTCGATGACAAACCCGTTGCGTACATCATCGATCACGATTTTATAATCGCCCTCTGGAACGACTTTCCCGTCCGCTTTTACAGTCACTGAATCCGGAACGAATTCGAGTCCGCCTTGCGGGAACGTATCCGTGATGACTACCTTCTCCATGCTGTATTTGGTGCCGTCCGGCTTTTTATCGCCATTGACCGTGATCTTCCACTTTGCCTTTTTGTTGGCGAAATCGATGTTAGTATTTCCTTTCACCAGAGCACGGCTTCCATAACCCGGAGCCACTACTTCCTTGAATGCATCACCCGATACAACTCTGTTCTTGACCTCCTGACCTTCGGAGCTCAAGCGGTCAACCGGCATCGTCTGATAAACGATCGTATAAGGCGAATCGATATCCTGCTTGAATTGAAGCTCGAATCCGTTCGTGCCTTTCGCTACAGCGTTATAATCCTCTTCTGAAACCAGGTCTTTGGCATTCGTCGAATTCCCGTTATACACCTTCAGCGAATCGGCATCCCAGGTATGATTCTCACTAAATTCATCCGTAATTACGGCTTGAGCGCTCGGAATCTTCTTCTCGTTGAAATTGTATTTCACCGTCCAAGTAATGACTCCGGTATCCTTATCCTGGCGATACGACTTATTCAAGAATTGGCCGCGATCTACCGTTACGGTCGCCGTCGATTGGGCATTTTCCATCCCTTCGCCTGACAGGACAGCGGTATTCTCAAACCGTGACTGTTGACCGATAAGCTTCGTCGAAAAGCGAATTTCGTAGGCTTTGCTGATCATCTCATCCTGGAATGCAAGCTCCAGTTTGCCGCCGCCGCCCGTTTGGACGGTGTACTTGCCAGCGTCCAGCTTATCACCAAGAAGCGCTGAGCCGTCACCGTTAA
This Paenibacillus sp. JZ16 DNA region includes the following protein-coding sequences:
- a CDS encoding MFS transporter — translated: MEKTKKRKLNISFHSDIDLQTDSEETQDSESTGKSKTSTGSKGQVWEFIALATIPIVLVFGNSMLVPGLPEMQRELGISKFQSSLIITIFSLAAGLFIPIIGYLSDRFGRKVIIIPALIIYGGAGILAGFGAIWNSFGVIITARAIQGLAAAGTAPIAMALVGDLYDGGTESKALGLIEASNGAGKVLSPIIGSLLMLIVWYASFFAFPVFCALSLLAVIFMIKESKQHSKQELRKYLGKIGDIFKEKGRWLITAFFAGSLGLFILFGILFYLSNILEDKPYNIDGVVKGLILAIPLLGMVITSYTTGSLIKKNGLLIRWLMNIGLIAMTLSLAATLFFFKNIYVFIGLLTVSCIGTGMLLPCLNTMITGAVEKSERGMITSLYNSLRFLGVAAGPPLFGWMMDKSDQVVFITVSSLSLVTLGLVFFLIKPPRQIG
- a CDS encoding 2-phosphosulfolactate phosphatase yields the protein MPIQIIQGHHHTLDASHINIVIDVIRAFTVAHYAFIHGVQGIILAGTLDDALRLKKIYPDFLLAGEIQGLPIPGFELDNSPARLHGFDLREKFLIQKTTNGVTATLNALSTEHLFVTGFTNARTTAEFIKRNLLKDDDMTINVIASHPSGDDDLACAQYISEILQDTNRISAEQTIERIRKSEAAGKFYDIERPEFLQEDISFCIQEIPSDFVMKVNLNKNHPLIERLQVGVFNH
- a CDS encoding DNA polymerase IV, whose translation is MKSSNRVIMLGDCQSFYASVEKADHPEYKNRPLVVAGDPERRSGIVLAACPLAKAKGITTAERLGEALSKCPDLVVIKPRMQKYIDVSMQITEIYKSYTDLVEPYSIDEQFLDVTGSLHLFGTPDELARTIQRHVMDATGVYARFGIGETKILAKTACDNYAKKNPSGIYTLSKDSLPDTLWKLPVSCMFMAGSKMTRHFNVMGLPTIGSVAQTPLAKLKQMMRRKFGKNSDISAEMYWRIANGIDDSPVRPGTHQVDPKSVGHMMTLPRDYTKLEEIKVVLLELTELVCQRCRGLGFMGHVVSVGCMGADFDRPTGFSRQMKMEDPSNITNQVYRWACRLLETYWDGLPIRRVGISLSQFSPDTEYQLSLFDTGRERSMALERVTDALKNKYGNSIVIRAVSKTDAGQALDRSAKIGGHYK
- a CDS encoding YolD-like family protein; translated protein: MTTRKKLEGNGLWESSRMMLPEHKETIIRRQLEEGRKGRPTLDPQEMELIEGAIAESFHEHRMITVRLFDEYEDTELTGIVVLIHTFRREIKLSMAEEESRWIKIDEIISAGS
- a CDS encoding TetR/AcrR family transcriptional regulator, with product MNDTKQKLIHITRQMIDRQGIDAVSMRELGKEMNLSRSAMYRHFKNKEDLLAAVAVENFEMLTSTIRKTMESTNDSRKLIYAILCTYFEFGINHQEHYRLMFRKQWDKELYPDLYHSAFEIFKLVETCLEKAENIRKPPTESTAIMYAFIHGLVELNSAQHTEPEKGLDHPTHLLDSFLDLIFI
- a CDS encoding SDR family NAD(P)-dependent oxidoreductase; protein product: MSPQKQTVIVTGGNSGLGYECAKILARHDKSYHVVIACRDAAKANQAVDALIQETNNKNITFLELDLSSMASIRGFISKFTQMDYPPLYALVCNAGVQFIDKTHYTKDGFEATFGVNHLGHFLLANMLLGQITQSGRIVLVSSGTHDPLKKTGMPAPDFVDPQLLAYPDQASSSEAISLIGRRRYTTSKLCNLYFTYELANRIKQQTQKNITVNAFDPGMMPGTGLAQSYTPIMRFVWNYLMPVLTLFYPNVNTVRQSGKALAALVTDSKFNQTTGKYFEGTKQIKSSELSYNNENRKQLWEVSVALTSLNQTETILETGI
- a CDS encoding collagen binding domain-containing protein, encoding MGRISARKSKIGTEYYEGNDKIEGEIMKKKVSGIVVALLLLFQTLLGTFAWTANAAGSEQPSAATVQESETGVQELEVSEPKTVTDDVYNTPAPAVDMEGILTKVVLTDVNGTVVDAVYNPDSSLDIGAAVNLSYEWELPNGHGYKNGDIFTFELPTQFEIFTDIDAPLLAGQGEVGRFTVDRNGKVVMTFNDYVENHSNISGKLEIRTEFKKEVLKGSTEIIIAFPIKGGVQTIIVNLKPQGGKLIEKQGKAIGKDQIDWTVQINKSLDKIKHAVLTDEMPEGLELIADSVEVYNLQVNGDGSALLGDKLDAGKYTVQTGGGGKLELAFQDEMISKAYEIRFSTKLIGQQSRFENTAVLSGEGMENAQSTATVTVDRGQFLNKSYRQDKDTGVITWTVKYNFNEKKIPSAQAVITDEFSENHTWDADSLKVYNGNSTNAKDLVSEEDYNAVAKGTNGFELQFKQDIDSPYTIVYQTMPVDRLSSEGQEVKNRVVSGDAFKEVVAPGYGSRALVKGNTNIDFANKKAKWKITVNGDKKPDGTKYSMEKVVITDTFPQGGLEFVPDSVTVKADGKVVPEGDYKIVIDDVRNGFVIEFSKIDATYTIEYETKFNIGWLKDRKRDFLNRASMTWVEEGKSRGPIERDASFSADDYTKNNGGKDGSYNPVDKEVTWNIKMNYNLDSLNEAIVTDALKHQQKLVPNSVKVYEMELTGGRNGAQKGSLVPAEQYAVTEPSEANGNQLSVRFTSPISSAYWIEFKTSLEDTLIVNKIDNTAVLLDGSAKKATWNASVTIPHGGEYVKKSGAQNGNKIDWVIRINEGQSHISNAKIIDYPSANQILIEDSFNLYTTKIDANGKAEKAQELTKGKDYTLNINRLEGDQETFELKFTGDISTAYILEYQSFAIAEDKEAVQNKVALEGDQLKTEIRETTEEVIVRTSSGSGSGGGVTGSLEVTKVDQDDQTKPLAGAKFALYDKAGKRTPIVKTTDEEGKILFTKLLYDEYILEELAAPEGYKIEQTTWDVTIDSSIKDQGNVKKMIVTNRKEEPVTPDEPTDPTDPTDPGNPGNPTDPGNPTDPGNPGNPTDPGNPTDPGNPGNPTDPGNPTDPGNPGNPTDPGNPTDPGNPGNPTDPGNPTGEVEVPDEDVPRGEPTTPQTPQTPPTEPETPTVDISEEDIPRGGVEPEPQKPEAPAPSEKTSTPQTTVPMLPKTGEASPYPFYLAGLGLIAFGVWLGRKRIKMKP